Below is a genomic region from Corallococcus macrosporus.
GGGCGCCCGCCGCGGGAGGGGCCGCCACCGCGACGCCAATGCGCGTCGGCTTGGCCACGAGTGGGCTGACCGGGGTGATGGGCCGGAGGTCGAGGACGGTCCGCTCCTCGGGCTCCTCCATCATGGGCACGGGCAGTGAGAACGGAGCGTCCGGCGGCGGCGCGGCTTGGACCGGAGGCAGCGCTTCCGGGGTCGCCGGAATCGCCATCAGCGTGCGCTCCTCGGGCTCGTCCAGGTCCGGGACGGGCAGCGCGAAGGGAGCCAGCGCGGGCGAGTCCACGGAGGGAATCGCCATCAGCGTGTGCTCCGCGGGCTCGTCCAGGTCCGGGATGGGCAGCGCGGGGGCCAGCGTGGAGGTGGACCCAGGCGAGTCCACGGTGGGGATCGCCATCAGCGTGTGTTCCGCGGGCTCGTCCAGGTCCGGGACGGGCAGCACGACGGCGGGCTTGGGCGAGTCCACGGTGGGAATCGCCATCAGCGTGCGCTCCTCGGGTTCGTCCGGCATCACCGGAGCGAGGTCCACGGGGGGCGGTGCGACGGAAGGCCGTGCTGGCGGAGGCGGAGCCATGAGGCCCGGCGGCGTCATCACCGGCAGGCCGGACGCGGAAGCACGCGCGGCACCGCGCCCCAGCTCGGGACGGTTCAGGGCGGGCGCGCCGACACCGGGCAGGTTCGCGACGCCGTTGCGCTTCGAGGAAGCCACCGGCGCCACGGGGCCGTGAGCCGGTGCGCCGACCACGGGAAGCTTGAGCGCCGTGGAGTGCGCGGAATCAGAAGCCCCCGCGGGCGTGGAGGTCGCGCCCGGTGCGGGCATCCGGCCCGAACCCGAGCCACCGACCGCCGGCAATCCCGGCGCGGAGGATCTTCCCGAAGAGGAAGCCACCGGAACCGGAGGCGTCGCGGCGGCCTTGTTCGCCGGGGGCGCGCCCACCGCGGGCAGTCCAGGAGCAGAGGCTCTTCCCGAGGAAGCGCCCGGCACTGGAGCCTTGGCCGGAGCTCCGGCCACCTGATTTCCCGCTGCGGCAGCTCCCAACACCGGAGGTCCCGCAGGGGCTCGGCTCGAAGCAGCCGCTCCCGGCGATGAAGCCCCCGACACCGCAGGTCCCGCAGGAGCTTTGGCCGGCGCAGCCGCTCCCGCTGCTGCTGCCCCCTGCACGGGAGCCGTCGGAGGAGCCTTGGCCTGCGCGGACACTCCCGCCGCCGCGGCCTCCAGCACGGGAGGCCCCTGAGGAGTCCTGGCCGCCGCAGCCGCTCCTGGCGCCGAAGCTCCCAGCACGGGAGTCGCGGAGGGAGCCCTGGCCGGCGCAGCCGCAACCGGCGCAGTGGCGCCTACCGCGGGCAGATCCGGAGCGGACGGTCGCTTCGGCGGAGTGCTCGGCATCACCGGCATCACCGGCATCGCCTCACCCTTCGCGGCGGGCCTCGCCATCGCGGGCATCGACTGCTGGTAGCTCGTCGGCGCCGCTTCGATCTCCGCGAGCGAGGCCTGCTCCACGCCCTGCGGCGACACCTTCGCGTGCGGCGGCGCGAGCGCCCTTCGGATGGGCCGGGTGACGTCGTCGTCATCCTCCGGCGCCACCCAGACGAACGTGAATTCCACCGGCCCCACGGTGATGCGGTCGCCGTCGCGCAGCTGCTTCTCGCCGCCCAGCGGCTGGCCGTTCAGCTGCGTGCCGTTCGCGCTGCCGACGTCCTCGGCGAAGTAACGCCCATCCCTCGCCGTGATGCGGGCATGACGCCGGGAGACACCGTGGTCATGCAGCACCAGGTCGTTCTCCGAGGTCCGGCCGATCTTCACCTCGGCCTGCTCGAAGGCGAGCTCCCGTCCGACCTGGAGCCCCTGGGTGATGGTGAGCAGGATGGGCAGAGGACTAGCCCCCGACGTTGCCGAACATGAACTGGAACACGATGGGCCCGAAGAGCACCATGAACACCGTCGGGAAGATGCAGGCGATGAGCGGGAACAGCATCTTCACCGGGGCCTCGCCGGCCAGCTTCTCCGCGCGCTGCGTGCGGTCGATGCGCATCTGCGTGGACTGGATGCGCAGCACCTTGCCCAGGCTCGTGCCCATCTTGTCCGCCTGGATCAGCGCCGTGACGAACGTCGTCAGCGACGGCAGGTCCACGCGCACGATCATGCTCTTGAGCGCCTCTTCACGCGTCTTGCCCATCTTGAGCTGCTTGAGCACCAGCTGCAGCTCCTCGCGCAGCGGACCCTGGCGGCCCTTCTCCACCACCTTCGCCAGCGCGCCCGTGAAGTCCATGCCCGCTTCCACCGACAGCGTCAGCAGGTCCAGGTTGTACGGAAGCGCGCGGCTGATGGCCAGGTGACGGCGCTTGACCTGATCGTTCAACCAGATGAGCGGATAGAACAGGCCCAGCAGCATCACCAGCAGCGACCAGGCCAGGTTCATCCCGATGCCGTTGACGACGAACAGGCCGGCC
It encodes:
- a CDS encoding FHA domain-containing protein yields the protein MPILLTITQGLQVGRELAFEQAEVKIGRTSENDLVLHDHGVSRRHARITARDGRYFAEDVGSANGTQLNGQPLGGEKQLRDGDRITVGPVEFTFVWVAPEDDDDVTRPIRRALAPPHAKVSPQGVEQASLAEIEAAPTSYQQSMPAMARPAAKGEAMPVMPVMPSTPPKRPSAPDLPAVGATAPVAAAPARAPSATPVLGASAPGAAAAARTPQGPPVLEAAAAGVSAQAKAPPTAPVQGAAAAGAAAPAKAPAGPAVSGASSPGAAASSRAPAGPPVLGAAAAGNQVAGAPAKAPVPGASSGRASAPGLPAVGAPPANKAAATPPVPVASSSGRSSAPGLPAVGGSGSGRMPAPGATSTPAGASDSAHSTALKLPVVGAPAHGPVAPVASSKRNGVANLPGVGAPALNRPELGRGAARASASGLPVMTPPGLMAPPPPARPSVAPPPVDLAPVMPDEPEERTLMAIPTVDSPKPAVVLPVPDLDEPAEHTLMAIPTVDSPGSTSTLAPALPIPDLDEPAEHTLMAIPSVDSPALAPFALPVPDLDEPEERTLMAIPATPEALPPVQAAPPPDAPFSLPVPMMEEPEERTVLDLRPITPVSPLVAKPTRIGVAVAAPPAAGAPEPATFVGQDDAIPTEPPEETRAAPMTSAGQDAVAAPAWSPFVPPPAPEPEPVTLVGRNRSSAPKLDAGPLPGEAPLLAPVPVPEVGGDATVPPAPPSLELPAIQPEAKGPVTVVAKIEPSSAADKARQRRQLGKTLKGRFVLFWQRQSLPKRIGIASLAGLGALAVVTLLVALVVPSAIRLPGREPSKLGMDPVMDSFGLGDGVRWVHADDKLFDFRFVSPTRAVAVLHYQASNIARDEVNLSLNGVSLGWVPPDTAQTAERELEQVLPPSLLRRNANNQLLFDNALNPPGRETWRIWNLRLEVIPVPELPPDQLVASARESAKAGARFYELKDVGAENLFKAWREYRAAWITLEALDEKPELYDDVRERIAQISTELDHRCGQLMMQFQRAVQFRSRRDAVATLEDVRRRFPTAEHRCHNLGLEKAYEHEL
- a CDS encoding type II secretion system F family protein, giving the protein MQEVLTFLLMGGSALLTAGAVAFLGIGLYSNVLERFLSEVRDESAGGVKGAGSVAIRKLGAMNRRFMWPGYESKTRRKLIKAGEPSQYKPEDIMALQEISAFFALLAGLFVVNGIGMNLAWSLLVMLLGLFYPLIWLNDQVKRRHLAISRALPYNLDLLTLSVEAGMDFTGALAKVVEKGRQGPLREELQLVLKQLKMGKTREEALKSMIVRVDLPSLTTFVTALIQADKMGTSLGKVLRIQSTQMRIDRTQRAEKLAGEAPVKMLFPLIACIFPTVFMVLFGPIVFQFMFGNVGG